A stretch of the Arvicola amphibius chromosome 8, mArvAmp1.2, whole genome shotgun sequence genome encodes the following:
- the Plagl1 gene encoding zinc finger protein PLAGL1, whose translation MAPFRCQSCGKSFLTLEKFTIHSYSHSRERPFKCTQAECGKAFVSKYKLMRHMATHSPQKLHQCTHCEKTFNRKDHLKNHLQTHDPNKIAYICEECGKKYHTMLGYKRHLALHSASSGDLTCGVCALQLGSTEVLLVHLKSHAEEKAHHAPRQKKHQCDHCERCFYTRKDVRRHLVVHTGCKDFLCQFCAQRFGRKDHLTRHTKKTHSQELKQERMQAGEHTSTFNTIAPPPFQLKAAAMPPFQLGVPPQNGLAGGLPPEIHGLVLAPPEQVTQPLQPMPEQLITLHPGVVPTSPPHTLQEPKYSPASTSFAPLAGLPLKAEAKGFGNMGYFEELPMQEPQSPLKLSPCFEMAKEGIGKVTLPKELIVDAVNITIPASLEISSLLGFWQIPPPPPQNGFVNNAIPVGPGEPLTHTITCLARQQSPPLPPPLPPPPPPLPPQPQVQLQPQLQPLQLQPQPLQLQPQPLQLQPQPLQLQPQALPQPLQLQPQPMPQPPPLPQPPPLPQPPQLQPQPQPLPQPQPLPQPMPQPLPQPKPQEAQIAVATVSLGQLPLPPIPHVFTTGSNTAILPHFHHAFR comes from the exons ATGGCACCATTCCGCTGTCAGTCATGTGGCAAGTCCTTCCTCACCCTGGAGAAGTTCACCATCCACAGTTATTCACACTCCAGGGAGCGACCATTCAAGTGCACGCAGGCCGAGTGTGGCAAAGCCTTTGTCTCTAAATATAAACTGATGAG GCACATGGCCACACACTCACCCCAGAAGCTCCACCAGTGCACCCACTGTGAGAAGACCTTCAACCGGAAGGACCACCTGAAGAACCATCTCCAGACCCACGACCCCAACAAGATCGCCTACATCTGCGAGGAGTGTGGCAAGAAGTACCACACCATGCTGGGCTACAAGAGGCACCTGGCCCTGCATTCCGCCAGCAGTGGAGATCTTACCTGTGGCGTCTGTGCTCTCCAGCTGGGGAGCACCGAGGTCCTGCTGGTCCACCTCAAGTCTCATGCGGAAGAAAAAGCCCACCATGCCCCCCGGCAGAAGAAGCACCAGTGCGACCATTGTGAGAGATGCTTCTACACCCGCAAGGATGTGCGTCGCCACCTGGTGGTCCACACAGGATGCAAGGACTTCCTGTGTCAGTTCTGCGCCCAGCGCTTTGGGCGCAAAGACCACCTCACTCGTCACACCAAGAAAACACACTCGCAGGAGCTGAAGCAAGAGAGAATGCAGGCAGGAGAGCATACGAGCACCTTTAATACCATTGCGCCGCCGCCCTTCCAGCTGAAggctgctgccatgcctcctttCCAGTTAGGAGTGCCCCCCCAGAACGGGCTTGCAGGTGGCTTGCCACCCGAGATTCATGGTCTAGTGCTTGCTCCCCCAGAACAGGTCACCCAGCCTCTGCAGCCAATGCCAGAGCAGCTTATCACTCTGCACCCTGGGGTagttcccacctctcctccccacaCCCTTCAGGAGCCTAAGTACAGTCCTGCTTCTACCTCATTTGCCCCACTTGCAGGCCTGCCGCTTAAAGCAGAGGCCAAAGGCTTTGGCAACATGGGTTACTTTGAGGAACTGCCTATGCAAGAGCCTCAGTCGCCTCTCAAGCTCAGCCCATGTTTTGAGATGGCTAAAGAGGGCATTGGGAAAGTCACCCTACCAAAAGAGCTGATAGTTGATGCTGTGAACATAACAATTCCTGCCTCTCTGGAGATTTCCTCCCTGTTGGGGTTTTGGCagatccctcctcctcccccccagAATGGTTTTGTGAATAACGCCATCCCAGTCGGGCCGGGGGAACCACTGACCCATACAATCACTTGTCTGGCGCGGCAGCAGTCACCACCACTGCCGCCTCCGCTGCCGCCTCCACCACCGCCGCTGCCACCGCAGCCGCAGGTACAGCTGCAGCCACAGCTTCAGCCACTGCAGTTGCAGCCACAGCCACTGCAGCTGCAGCCGCAGCCACTGCAGCTGCAACCACAGCCACTGCAGCTGCAGCCACAGGCACTGCCACAACCACTGCAGCTGCAGCCGCAGCCAATGCCGCAGCCTCCACCACTGCCGCAGCCACCGCCACTGCCTCAGCCACCGCAGctgcagccacagccacagccactgcCGCAGCCTCAGCCATTGCCACAGCCAATGCCACAGCCGCTGCCACAGCCGAAGCCACAAGAAGCCCAAATAGCAGTGGCCACTGTGAGTCTGGGGCAGCTCCCTTTACCCCCAATCCCCCACGTTTTCACGACTGGCAGTAACACTGCTATACTGCCCCATTTTCATCACGCTTTCagataa